The proteins below come from a single Mya arenaria isolate MELC-2E11 chromosome 8, ASM2691426v1 genomic window:
- the LOC128243830 gene encoding uncharacterized protein LOC128243830, protein MNYYIIRLVFGMALLQSAVVESKGGRDRGRSTVRRISGRSGEWNYSIDGGNENAGKLVGIIGGAIGATLIVLLLICCCYFWDNSGTGNRINQSAALQSVRTEPVNVQPPPYASLDNKDTMPNAKQPVFTTAVNDETG, encoded by the exons ATGAACTACTATATTATACGACTCGTATTTGGGATGGCGCTCTTACAAA GCGCGGTGGTAGAGTCTAAAGGAGGTCGTGATCGTGGCAGGTCCACTGTTCGACGTATCAGCGGCAGGTCCGGCGAATG GAATTATTCAATAGATGGTGGAAACGAGAATGCAGGGAAGCTTGTTGGAATAATTGGAGGAGCTATCGGAGCTACACTTATTGTGTTGTTACTCATTTGCTGCTGCTATTTTTGGGATAACTCCGGTACGGGGAATCGTATCAATCAATCCGCAGCGCTACAATCAGTTAGAACTGAACCTGTCAACGTCCAGCCACCACCTTATGCGTCATTAGATAATAAAGATACTATGCCAAATGCCAAACAACCTGTGTTCACTACTGCTGTGAATGATGAAACCGGTTAA